Proteins encoded in a region of the Streptomyces violaceoruber genome:
- a CDS encoding peptidase inhibitor family I36 protein, with protein MHSTTSRGAVLATLLALIGVFATYRALPAGADGWQDCSTGQFCLYTAADGSGTAWAAGPDDDGQTYGADRDDKAVSAWNNTPYWACVYADASYGGGIQALRPGFRGDLSLGSVDLTGDVSSHKLAKAKSGCWTGFERCTDGRLCLFAEPGGRGEATVSTADNPGYGAAWDNKVVSVWNRTGQHVCFFRAPDYTSTWTIDGRDYDAYVVLRGDSTTVPAPYAPTFSSHKFVDSTSEC; from the coding sequence ATGCATTCGACTACTTCGCGTGGCGCGGTCCTGGCCACCCTGCTGGCCCTCATAGGCGTCTTCGCCACCTACCGGGCACTGCCGGCCGGTGCCGACGGCTGGCAGGACTGCTCCACCGGTCAGTTCTGCCTCTACACGGCCGCCGACGGCTCCGGCACGGCCTGGGCGGCCGGCCCCGACGACGACGGCCAGACCTACGGCGCCGACCGCGACGACAAGGCCGTCTCGGCCTGGAACAACACCCCGTACTGGGCGTGCGTCTACGCGGACGCCTCCTACGGTGGTGGCATCCAGGCGCTGCGGCCCGGATTCCGGGGCGATCTGTCCCTGGGGTCGGTCGACCTCACCGGCGACGTGAGCTCCCACAAGCTGGCCAAGGCCAAGTCCGGTTGCTGGACCGGCTTCGAGCGCTGCACCGACGGCCGCCTGTGCCTCTTCGCGGAGCCCGGCGGACGCGGTGAAGCCACCGTCTCCACCGCCGACAACCCCGGCTACGGCGCGGCGTGGGACAACAAGGTGGTGTCCGTGTGGAACCGCACGGGACAGCACGTCTGCTTCTTCCGGGCCCCCGACTACACGAGTACGTGGACCATCGACGGCCGGGACTACGACGCGTACGTGGTCCTCAGGGGCGACAGCACCACGGTGCCCGCCCCCTACGCCCCGACCTTCAGCTCCCACAAGTTCGTCGACTCGACCTCGGAGTGCTGA
- a CDS encoding phosphodiester glycosidase family protein, with protein sequence MTKKLPGPAVHRRAVVLFTAALLLGLGLPRASAESRQDEPTSLITSPGYTRTTASPGPGLTLFTYQNPDDDRVVHVLRADPDAAPLTVESTAGTSGARAEKTTDMLKSTTGYAPRWPHAGLNGGFWYRQGDTLAFMGISVQEGVVQSASCSAAGRGEAALIQHGRPYIGDFTTHLAVTAPGAAPMPLDGVNRHPGWMTGCAQGSGATADRSIGGGVFADASEIIAFTSRFKAPTPVPDADARFTEDDDPGAEAVVAADGTVLSLNPNGRGGVTVPTGGRVLQGTGTGADWLRAHATPGTDLAFEERLHDERFGDDIPLDSSVDVVNGHYPLVHNAQYAYTGQNTAVDPRSAIAVDGPGRTLFVTATGKSGRNGVTLDEFARILLDLGAVDGLNMDGGGSTTLVVEQAVVNRPSDSTGERPVADSLYIGHGGYGHYAD encoded by the coding sequence ATGACGAAGAAGCTCCCGGGTCCCGCCGTGCACCGCCGCGCGGTCGTCCTCTTCACCGCGGCCCTGCTGCTCGGCCTCGGCCTGCCCCGCGCCTCCGCCGAGTCCCGGCAGGACGAGCCGACTTCCCTGATCACCAGCCCCGGCTACACCCGGACGACCGCGTCCCCCGGGCCCGGTCTCACGCTGTTCACCTACCAGAACCCCGACGACGACCGCGTCGTCCACGTCCTGCGGGCCGACCCGGACGCAGCCCCCCTGACCGTCGAGAGCACCGCGGGCACCTCCGGCGCGCGGGCCGAGAAGACCACGGACATGCTGAAGTCCACCACCGGCTACGCCCCCCGGTGGCCGCACGCCGGGCTCAACGGCGGGTTCTGGTACCGCCAGGGCGACACCTTGGCGTTCATGGGCATATCCGTCCAAGAAGGTGTCGTGCAGAGCGCGTCCTGCTCGGCGGCGGGCCGGGGCGAGGCCGCGCTGATCCAGCACGGCCGCCCCTACATCGGCGACTTCACCACCCACCTGGCGGTGACCGCTCCCGGCGCCGCCCCGATGCCACTGGACGGCGTCAACCGGCACCCCGGCTGGATGACCGGCTGCGCCCAGGGCTCGGGAGCCACCGCGGACCGCTCGATCGGCGGCGGCGTCTTCGCCGACGCCTCCGAGATCATCGCCTTCACCTCCCGGTTCAAGGCGCCTACGCCGGTGCCCGACGCCGACGCCCGCTTCACCGAGGACGACGACCCCGGCGCCGAGGCGGTCGTCGCGGCCGACGGCACGGTGCTGTCGCTGAACCCGAACGGCCGGGGCGGCGTCACCGTCCCCACCGGCGGACGCGTGCTCCAGGGCACCGGCACGGGCGCCGACTGGCTGCGCGCCCACGCCACCCCGGGTACCGATCTGGCCTTCGAGGAACGCCTCCACGACGAGCGCTTCGGCGACGACATCCCCCTGGACTCCTCGGTCGACGTCGTCAACGGCCACTACCCCTTGGTGCACAACGCCCAGTACGCCTACACCGGGCAGAACACCGCCGTCGACCCGCGCAGCGCCATAGCCGTCGACGGCCCGGGCCGCACCCTCTTCGTCACCGCGACCGGCAAGTCCGGCCGCAACGGCGTCACTCTCGACGAGTTCGCCCGCATCCTGCTCGACCTGGGCGCGGTGGACGGCCTGAACATGGACGGCGGCGGCTCCACCACCCTCGTCGTCGAGCAGGCCGTCGTCAATCGCCCGTCGGACAGCACGGGCGAACGCCCGGTGGCGGACAGCCTCTACATCGGCCACGGCGGCTACGGCCACTACGCCGACTGA
- a CDS encoding TetR/AcrR family transcriptional regulator — MARTKEFDPDAALRAALELFWRRGYEATSMSDLVEHLGVGRASIYATFGNKRELYLKALARYEQGLLPDLLADLSRPGPALPGVRALVRRYAAEASADDSRLHGCFVTNTAAELAAHDAVAARRVERNWDQLETVLHSALARARAEGDLPAGRDPLALARMLLVLLQGMRVVGKASPDPARMRDAAEAALALLD; from the coding sequence GTGGCCAGGACCAAGGAGTTCGATCCGGACGCCGCGCTGCGGGCAGCCCTTGAGCTGTTCTGGCGGCGCGGCTACGAGGCGACGTCGATGTCCGACCTCGTGGAGCACCTCGGCGTCGGGCGCGCCAGCATCTACGCGACCTTCGGCAACAAGCGCGAGCTGTACCTGAAGGCGCTGGCGCGCTACGAGCAGGGGCTGCTCCCGGACCTGCTGGCGGACCTGTCCCGGCCGGGCCCGGCCCTGCCGGGCGTGCGGGCCCTGGTGCGGCGCTACGCCGCCGAGGCGAGCGCCGACGACTCGCGCCTGCACGGCTGCTTCGTCACCAACACCGCCGCCGAGCTGGCCGCGCACGACGCGGTCGCCGCCCGGCGGGTCGAGCGCAACTGGGACCAGTTGGAGACCGTGCTGCACTCGGCGCTGGCCCGGGCCCGCGCCGAGGGCGACCTGCCCGCGGGGCGCGATCCGCTGGCGCTCGCCCGGATGCTGCTGGTCCTGCTCCAGGGCATGCGGGTGGTCGGGAAGGCCTCGCCGGACCCGGCCAGGATGCGGGACGCGGCGGAAGCGGCCCTCGCGCTGCTCGACTGA
- a CDS encoding sulfite exporter TauE/SafE family protein, giving the protein MPDISLTTVVLLCLAALAAGWIDAVVGGGGLLLLPALLLGLPSGTPAAHALGTNKAVAIVGTTGAAVTYARKAPVDVRTAVRIGLAALAGSSGGAFFAAGMSTEVLKPVIMVVLLAVAAFVIFRPAFGTAPATGPATRRRILAAIGLAGLGIGFYDGLVGPGTGTFLVLALTALLHLDLVTASATAKIVNCCTNAGALATFAWQGAVLWQLAVLMAAFNLAGGMFGAHTALKRGSGFVRVVLLTVVFALVANLAWEQWVA; this is encoded by the coding sequence ATGCCCGACATATCGCTGACCACGGTCGTCCTGCTCTGCCTCGCCGCACTCGCGGCCGGCTGGATCGACGCCGTGGTCGGCGGCGGCGGCCTCCTGCTGCTGCCCGCGCTCCTGCTCGGCCTGCCCTCCGGCACCCCGGCCGCGCACGCGCTCGGCACCAACAAGGCGGTCGCCATCGTCGGCACCACCGGCGCGGCGGTGACGTACGCCCGCAAGGCACCGGTGGACGTGCGCACCGCCGTACGCATCGGCCTGGCGGCGCTGGCCGGGTCCTCGGGCGGCGCCTTCTTCGCCGCCGGGATGAGCACCGAGGTCCTGAAACCGGTGATCATGGTGGTGCTGCTCGCGGTCGCCGCCTTCGTGATCTTCCGCCCCGCCTTCGGCACCGCGCCCGCCACCGGCCCGGCCACCCGCCGCCGGATCCTCGCCGCGATCGGTCTCGCGGGCCTCGGCATCGGCTTCTACGACGGCCTCGTCGGCCCCGGCACCGGAACCTTCCTGGTCCTGGCCCTCACCGCGCTGCTCCACCTGGACCTGGTGACCGCCTCCGCCACCGCCAAGATCGTCAACTGCTGCACCAACGCCGGCGCCCTCGCCACCTTCGCCTGGCAGGGCGCGGTGCTGTGGCAGCTGGCCGTCCTGATGGCCGCCTTCAACCTGGCCGGCGGCATGTTCGGCGCCCACACGGCCCTCAAGAGGGGCAGCGGCTTCGTCCGCGTCGTCCTGCTGACGGTCGTCTTCGCCCTGGTGGCGAACCTGGCGTGGGAGCAGTGGGTGGCCTGA
- a CDS encoding NAD(P)-dependent oxidoreductase produces MTDKTPAARIPLTVLGTGAMGTALVRAWLAAGHPVTVWNRTTARTGALAAEGAAVAASAAEAVAASRLVIVCLLDDASVGAALDGAGLTGRDLVNLTTGTPAEGRARAGWARERGARFLDGGIMAVPPMIGSPESGGYVFYSGSAELFEEHRDTLAVPAGTRYVGQDAGYAALHDVALLSAMSGMFAGIMHAFALIGPEDIAPRDFAPLLVSWLGAMTGSARPAADRIESGDYAKDVVSNLAMQVAGNATLLRTAAEQGVSPELLTPYTALLERWLAEGHGTEDTTGAVELLNLRRTAASTRSDHVMDKTC; encoded by the coding sequence ATGACTGACAAGACACCCGCCGCCCGTATTCCGCTCACCGTCCTCGGCACCGGCGCCATGGGCACCGCCCTGGTCCGCGCCTGGCTCGCCGCGGGCCACCCCGTGACCGTCTGGAACCGCACCACCGCCCGCACCGGGGCCCTCGCCGCCGAGGGGGCGGCCGTCGCCGCGAGCGCCGCCGAGGCGGTGGCCGCGAGCCGCCTGGTGATCGTCTGCCTGCTCGACGACGCCTCGGTCGGCGCGGCCCTGGACGGGGCCGGCCTGACCGGGCGGGACCTGGTGAACCTCACCACCGGGACGCCCGCCGAGGGCCGCGCCCGCGCCGGGTGGGCGCGGGAACGCGGCGCCCGCTTCCTGGACGGCGGGATCATGGCCGTACCGCCGATGATCGGATCCCCGGAGTCCGGCGGGTACGTCTTCTACAGCGGCTCCGCCGAGCTGTTCGAGGAGCACCGGGACACCCTCGCCGTCCCGGCCGGCACCCGTTACGTGGGCCAGGACGCGGGCTATGCGGCGCTGCACGACGTGGCACTGCTGAGCGCGATGAGCGGCATGTTCGCGGGCATCATGCACGCCTTCGCGCTGATCGGCCCGGAGGACATCGCCCCGAGGGACTTCGCGCCGCTGCTGGTGTCGTGGCTCGGCGCGATGACCGGCTCCGCCCGTCCGGCGGCCGACCGGATCGAGAGCGGCGACTACGCCAAGGACGTCGTCTCCAACCTCGCGATGCAGGTGGCGGGCAACGCGACGCTGCTGCGCACGGCGGCGGAGCAGGGGGTGAGCCCGGAGCTGCTGACGCCGTACACGGCGCTGCTGGAGCGGTGGCTCGCCGAGGGGCACGGGACCGAGGACACGACGGGGGCGGTGGAACTCCTGAACCTGCGCCGGACCGCGGCCTCCACGAGATCCGATCACGTCATGGATAAGACCTGCTGA
- the nirD gene encoding nitrite reductase small subunit NirD, whose product MTMAPETLAPDTTGLEVRLRLTDDWFTACDLGALLPGRGVAALLPDGGQVALFRDRDGGLYAIDNRDPFTGAAVLSRGLTGTHQGRPFVASPLLKQRFDLTTGECLDDAAMRVETYRVQAVRAVPAVNAVNPA is encoded by the coding sequence ATGACTATGGCACCCGAGACCCTCGCCCCCGACACGACCGGCCTGGAGGTCCGGCTGCGGCTGACGGACGACTGGTTCACGGCCTGCGACCTCGGCGCCCTGCTCCCGGGCCGGGGCGTGGCGGCCCTGCTGCCGGACGGCGGCCAGGTGGCCCTGTTCCGCGACCGGGACGGCGGGCTGTACGCCATCGACAACCGGGACCCGTTCACCGGCGCGGCGGTCCTCTCCCGCGGCCTGACCGGCACCCACCAGGGCCGCCCGTTCGTCGCCTCCCCGCTGCTCAAGCAGCGCTTCGACCTCACGACCGGGGAGTGCCTGGACGACGCGGCGATGCGGGTGGAGACGTATCGGGTACAGGCCGTGCGGGCGGTGCCGGCCGTGAACGCCGTGAACCCCGCCTGA
- a CDS encoding class F sortase yields the protein MRRVKDTAIAAVTAVALCSGGWLLLGGSRTDAPPQPSAAQSGTTDRAGHADRGAAAPALPPSPPDRVRIPAIGVDAPLTGLGLTGTGSLDVPPAEKKNLAGWYEAGTTPGETGTAIVAGHVDNAEGPAVFYRLGALEKGSAIEIDRRDGGVAVFTVDAVEVYAADAFPDEKVYGAADRPELRVITCGGPYSRSTGYQGNVVVFAHLTGSR from the coding sequence ATGCGCAGGGTCAAGGACACCGCGATAGCGGCCGTCACCGCGGTCGCCCTCTGCTCGGGCGGATGGCTGCTGCTGGGCGGCTCCCGTACCGACGCCCCGCCGCAACCGTCGGCCGCGCAGTCCGGCACCACCGACCGGGCCGGGCACGCCGACCGGGGCGCGGCCGCACCGGCGCTGCCGCCCTCCCCGCCGGACCGGGTCCGCATCCCGGCGATCGGCGTGGACGCCCCGCTGACCGGCCTGGGCCTGACCGGGACGGGCAGCCTGGACGTGCCGCCCGCCGAGAAGAAGAACCTCGCCGGCTGGTACGAGGCCGGCACCACCCCCGGCGAGACGGGCACCGCGATCGTCGCCGGGCACGTCGACAACGCGGAGGGCCCCGCCGTCTTCTACCGCCTCGGCGCCCTGGAGAAGGGCTCGGCGATCGAGATCGACCGGCGCGACGGCGGCGTCGCCGTGTTCACGGTGGACGCGGTGGAGGTCTACGCCGCCGACGCCTTCCCCGACGAGAAGGTCTACGGCGCCGCCGACCGCCCCGAACTGCGGGTCATCACCTGCGGCGGCCCCTACTCACGCAGTACCGGCTACCAGGGCAACGTGGTCGTCTTCGCCCACCTGACCGGGAGCCGGTGA
- a CDS encoding winged helix-turn-helix transcriptional regulator codes for MGTARRPGAYHCGVDAAMDVIGGKWKVLILWALGEGMYRFGALRRALPGVTEKVLAAQLRELEADGIVHREEYAEVPPRVEYSLTARGVALNEALVPLGAWGKAHVLSASPAPGQVGEDDHVALVAGTA; via the coding sequence ATGGGGACGGCACGGCGGCCGGGGGCGTACCACTGCGGGGTCGACGCGGCGATGGACGTGATCGGCGGGAAGTGGAAGGTACTGATCCTGTGGGCCCTCGGCGAGGGGATGTACCGTTTCGGCGCGCTGCGCCGCGCGCTGCCGGGCGTCACCGAGAAGGTGCTCGCCGCGCAGCTGCGGGAGCTGGAGGCCGACGGCATCGTGCACCGCGAGGAGTACGCCGAGGTGCCGCCCCGCGTGGAGTACTCGCTGACCGCCCGGGGCGTCGCCCTCAACGAGGCGCTGGTGCCGCTCGGCGCGTGGGGGAAGGCGCACGTGCTGAGCGCGTCACCGGCTCCCGGTCAGGTGGGCGAAGACGACCACGTTGCCCTGGTAGCCGGTACTGCGTGA
- a CDS encoding NADPH-dependent FMN reductase — protein sequence MNTMNTMNAMNTATTVNTTTAPLRVTLLVGSNRHGRFGPVVADWLLDHLRAHDDLVPEVVDVAGTALPTTLAPTPEATAALAEITPKLADADAFVVLTPEYNHSFPAGLKNVIDWHFTEWRAKPVGLVSYGGLAGGLRAAEHLRQVFAELHAVTVRDTVSFHNAGASFDGEGRLRDPSGPDAAAKTMLDQLVWWGRALREAKEKRPYDGA from the coding sequence ATGAACACCATGAACACCATGAACGCCATGAACACCGCGACCACGGTGAACACGACGACCGCACCGCTCCGCGTCACCCTGCTCGTCGGCAGCAACCGCCACGGCCGCTTCGGCCCCGTCGTCGCCGACTGGCTCCTGGACCACCTCCGGGCCCACGACGACCTGGTCCCCGAGGTGGTGGACGTCGCCGGGACCGCCCTGCCCACCACACTCGCCCCGACCCCGGAAGCGACCGCCGCGCTGGCGGAGATCACCCCGAAACTGGCGGACGCCGACGCGTTCGTCGTACTGACCCCCGAGTACAACCACTCGTTCCCGGCGGGTCTGAAGAACGTCATCGACTGGCACTTCACCGAGTGGCGGGCCAAGCCCGTCGGCCTGGTCTCCTACGGTGGCCTGGCCGGCGGTCTGCGGGCCGCGGAGCACCTGCGCCAGGTCTTCGCCGAACTGCACGCCGTCACCGTCCGCGACACCGTCTCCTTCCACAACGCGGGCGCGTCCTTCGACGGCGAGGGCAGGCTTCGGGACCCGTCCGGTCCGGACGCGGCGGCCAAGACGATGCTCGACCAGCTGGTGTGGTGGGGACGCGCCCTGCGGGAGGCGAAGGAGAAGCGGCCCTACGACGGCGCGTGA
- the nirB gene encoding nitrite reductase large subunit NirB, with translation MTATPGNPPTIVLVGHGMVGQRFLEALAERGLTGTHRVVVLCEEPRPAYDRVQLTSYFSGKTPEDLSMTDPAFIAEHGIELRVGDPAETIDREARRVTARSGLVVEYDVLVLATGSYPFVPPVPGKDAEGCFVYRTIEDLLAIEAYARTRATTGAVVGGGLLGLEAAGALNGLGLTSHIVEFAPRLMPVQVDEGGGAALLRTIEEMGLSVHTGVGTQEITTGEDGAVTGMKLSDGSELATDLVVFSAGVRPRDQLARDCGLAVGERGGISVDERCRTVTDERVFAIGECALAADGRVYGLVAPGYEQAETAAATIAAQEASFTGADLSTKLKLLGVDVASFGDAHGTAEDCLDVVYSDSRAGLYKKLVVGRDGTLLGGILVGDAEAYGTLRAFTGSVPPVSPESLVLPAGAGAPAQLGPAALPDDAVICSCHNVTKGTIRGAVTEHSCTTVPEVKKCTRAGTGCGSCVKVLGQLVTAELEASGVEVDKGLCGCFAQTREELYEIVGALRITSYRELLDRHGREGARGGEGCEVCKPAVGSIIASLAPSIGASGYVLEGEQAALQDTNDHFLANLQRNGSYSVVPRIPGGEIAPEKLIVIGEIARDFGLYTKITGGQRIDMFGARVEQLPLIWARLVDAGFESGHAYGKSLRTVKSCVGQTWCRYGVQDSVRMAIDLELRYRGLRSPHKLKSAVSGCARECAEAQSKDFGVIATSNGWNLYVGGNGGATPRHADLLAQDLSDAELVRLIDRFLMFYIRTADKLERTSTWLERIPGGLDHVRDVVVHDSLGICDELESLMRAHVSHYRDEWAETVNDPEKLARFVSFVNAPDVPDPVVGFVPERDQIKPDLPLLDIGRRPASADDLLEGSTRR, from the coding sequence ATGACCGCCACCCCGGGGAACCCCCCGACGATCGTGCTGGTCGGCCACGGCATGGTCGGCCAGCGCTTCCTGGAGGCCCTCGCCGAGCGCGGCCTGACCGGCACCCACCGCGTGGTCGTCCTGTGCGAGGAGCCGCGCCCCGCCTACGACCGCGTCCAGCTCACCTCGTACTTCTCGGGGAAGACCCCCGAGGACCTGTCGATGACCGACCCGGCCTTCATCGCCGAGCACGGCATCGAGCTGCGCGTCGGGGATCCGGCGGAGACGATCGACCGGGAGGCGCGCAGGGTGACCGCCCGCTCCGGGCTGGTCGTCGAGTACGACGTCCTCGTCCTGGCCACCGGCTCCTACCCGTTCGTCCCGCCGGTGCCCGGCAAGGACGCCGAGGGCTGCTTCGTCTACCGCACGATCGAGGACCTGCTCGCCATCGAGGCGTACGCGAGGACCCGGGCGACGACCGGTGCCGTGGTCGGCGGCGGGCTGCTCGGCCTGGAGGCCGCCGGTGCGCTCAACGGGCTCGGACTCACCTCGCACATCGTGGAGTTCGCGCCCCGCCTGATGCCGGTGCAGGTCGACGAGGGCGGCGGCGCGGCGCTGCTGCGCACCATCGAGGAGATGGGCCTGTCCGTCCACACGGGCGTCGGCACCCAGGAGATCACGACCGGCGAGGACGGCGCCGTCACCGGGATGAAGCTGTCCGACGGCTCCGAACTCGCCACCGACCTCGTGGTGTTCAGCGCCGGTGTCCGCCCCCGCGACCAGCTCGCCCGGGACTGCGGACTGGCGGTCGGCGAGCGCGGCGGCATCAGCGTCGACGAGCGGTGCCGCACGGTCACCGACGAGCGCGTGTTCGCGATCGGCGAGTGCGCGCTGGCCGCCGACGGCCGGGTGTACGGGCTGGTGGCGCCGGGGTACGAGCAGGCCGAGACGGCCGCCGCCACCATCGCCGCCCAGGAGGCGTCCTTCACCGGCGCCGACCTGTCCACCAAGCTGAAGCTGCTCGGCGTGGACGTGGCCTCCTTCGGCGACGCGCACGGCACCGCCGAGGACTGCCTGGACGTCGTCTACTCCGACTCCCGCGCGGGCCTGTACAAGAAGCTGGTCGTGGGCCGCGACGGCACGCTGCTCGGCGGCATCCTGGTCGGCGACGCGGAGGCGTACGGCACCCTGCGGGCCTTCACCGGCTCGGTCCCGCCGGTCTCCCCCGAGTCGCTCGTACTGCCCGCCGGTGCCGGGGCCCCGGCCCAGCTGGGCCCGGCCGCGCTGCCCGACGACGCGGTGATCTGCTCCTGCCACAACGTCACCAAGGGCACCATTCGCGGCGCGGTGACCGAGCACTCCTGCACGACCGTGCCCGAGGTGAAGAAGTGCACCCGGGCCGGCACCGGCTGCGGCTCCTGCGTGAAGGTGCTCGGCCAGCTGGTCACCGCCGAGCTGGAGGCGAGCGGAGTCGAGGTCGACAAGGGGCTGTGCGGCTGCTTCGCGCAGACCCGCGAGGAGCTGTACGAGATCGTCGGCGCCCTGCGGATCACCTCCTACCGGGAGCTGCTGGACCGGCACGGCCGGGAGGGCGCGCGGGGCGGTGAGGGCTGCGAGGTGTGCAAGCCGGCGGTCGGCTCGATCATCGCCTCGCTGGCCCCGAGCATCGGCGCCAGCGGCTACGTCCTGGAGGGCGAGCAGGCCGCGCTCCAGGACACCAACGACCACTTCCTGGCCAACCTCCAGCGCAACGGCTCGTACTCCGTCGTGCCGCGCATCCCGGGCGGTGAGATCGCGCCGGAGAAGCTGATCGTCATCGGCGAGATCGCCCGGGACTTCGGGCTCTACACGAAGATCACCGGCGGTCAGCGCATCGACATGTTCGGCGCCCGCGTCGAGCAGCTGCCGCTGATCTGGGCCCGGCTGGTGGACGCCGGCTTCGAGTCGGGGCACGCGTACGGGAAGTCGCTGCGCACGGTGAAGTCCTGCGTGGGGCAGACCTGGTGCCGCTACGGCGTCCAGGACTCGGTGCGGATGGCGATCGACCTGGAGCTGCGCTACCGGGGGCTGCGCTCCCCGCACAAGCTGAAGTCGGCGGTCTCCGGGTGCGCCCGCGAGTGCGCCGAGGCCCAGTCGAAGGACTTCGGGGTGATCGCCACCTCCAACGGCTGGAACCTGTACGTCGGCGGCAACGGCGGGGCCACCCCGCGCCACGCGGACCTGCTCGCGCAGGACCTGTCGGACGCCGAACTGGTCCGCCTGATCGACCGGTTCCTGATGTTCTACATCCGCACCGCCGACAAGCTGGAGCGCACCTCCACCTGGCTGGAGCGCATCCCCGGCGGCCTGGACCACGTACGGGACGTCGTCGTGCACGACTCGCTCGGCATCTGCGACGAGCTGGAGTCCCTGATGCGGGCCCACGTCTCGCACTACCGCGACGAGTGGGCCGAGACCGTCAACGACCCGGAGAAGCTGGCCCGGTTCGTGTCCTTCGTGAACGCCCCCGACGTCCCCGACCCGGTCGTGGGCTTCGTGCCCGAACGCGACCAGATCAAGCCCGACCTGCCGCTGCTGGACATCGGCCGGCGGCCCGCCTCAGCGGACGACCTCCTGGAAGGAAGCACCCGGCGATGA
- a CDS encoding NAD(P)/FAD-dependent oxidoreductase encodes MTSKTRVVVIGAGLAGVTLARRLGELGTPALTLGDEEHRPYNRVLLAEVLAGRYGPEVIALPAPAGLLRGRVTGIDRAGRTVRCADGSVIAYDTLVLATGSNAVLPPLRGLFTPDHELPEGVHAFRTMDDCLGLSKAVRPGVRAVVIGGGLLGVSAARALAVRGAQVVLAQQSERLMERQLDPAASALVRRHLEGLGVEVHTECRVRDVRSVGGAVRSVEMGDGYALGADLVVLACGVRPRAGLAREAGLAVGKGVLVDDELRTSDPHIRAIGDCAQHADRVYGLAAPALEQAGVLAELLAEGGTATRHYTGTRALTRLTLTGADSPFAPLDLAAFGETDPRPGDDVVQLADATRGTYRKVVVRDDRLVGGVLVGELGTVGALARAWEGAEPLPSDGGPLLHLLTQDGGS; translated from the coding sequence ATGACCTCGAAAACGCGTGTGGTGGTGATCGGCGCCGGACTGGCGGGTGTGACGCTCGCCCGGCGGCTCGGTGAGCTGGGCACGCCCGCGCTGACCCTCGGCGACGAGGAGCACCGCCCGTACAACCGGGTGCTGCTCGCCGAGGTGCTGGCCGGACGGTACGGCCCCGAGGTGATCGCCCTGCCGGCGCCCGCCGGGCTGCTGCGCGGCCGGGTCACCGGCATCGACCGGGCCGGGCGGACCGTGCGCTGCGCCGACGGGTCCGTGATCGCGTACGACACGCTGGTCCTGGCCACCGGCTCCAACGCGGTGCTGCCGCCCCTGCGCGGCCTGTTCACCCCGGACCACGAGCTGCCCGAGGGCGTGCACGCGTTCCGGACGATGGACGACTGCCTCGGGTTGTCGAAGGCGGTACGGCCGGGGGTGCGGGCCGTCGTGATCGGCGGCGGGCTGCTCGGGGTGTCCGCCGCCCGTGCGCTGGCCGTGCGCGGCGCCCAGGTCGTGCTCGCCCAGCAGTCCGAGCGGCTGATGGAGCGGCAGCTCGACCCGGCGGCCTCCGCGCTGGTGCGGCGGCACCTGGAGGGCCTCGGCGTGGAGGTGCACACCGAGTGCCGGGTACGGGACGTGCGCAGCGTCGGCGGGGCGGTGCGGTCGGTGGAGATGGGCGACGGGTACGCCCTCGGCGCCGACCTGGTGGTGCTCGCGTGCGGGGTGCGGCCGCGGGCCGGGCTGGCGCGGGAGGCGGGGCTGGCGGTCGGCAAGGGCGTCCTCGTCGACGACGAGCTGCGCACCTCCGACCCGCACATCCGCGCGATCGGCGACTGCGCCCAGCACGCGGACCGCGTCTACGGCCTGGCCGCGCCCGCCCTCGAACAGGCCGGGGTGCTGGCCGAACTGCTCGCGGAGGGCGGGACCGCCACCCGGCACTACACCGGCACCCGCGCACTGACCCGGCTCACCCTCACCGGGGCGGACAGCCCGTTCGCCCCCCTCGACCTCGCCGCGTTCGGCGAGACCGACCCCCGCCCCGGCGACGACGTCGTGCAGCTCGCCGACGCCACCCGGGGCACCTACCGCAAGGTCGTCGTCCGCGACGACCGGCTGGTGGGCGGGGTGCTGGTCGGCGAACTCGGCACCGTCGGCGCGCTGGCGCGCGCCTGGGAGGGAGCAGAGCCGCTCCCCTCCGACGGCGGCCCCCTGCTCCACCTGCTCACCCAAGACGGAGGCTCCTGA